CACATCCTTGGACCTATTTCTCTTGAACAATCAATCATGACACAATAATCAACAAGTTTCTAACTTAAATTAGGATAGACAAAAATGTGTTATAGAGGATATCCACCAACTCCATCAACAAGAAAGAGTGCATGACATGGCCCCATGGGTGCAGTAGACATAACTATGTCACAAAAGTAGAGCAGGTGACAAGGCTTAAAATGACATGCAAATCACTTACAGCACCACAGGAACAACAGTCAAAAACTTCCTATTCCGAGTGAGTTGCTTGCCATTGTCTATCTGTTCCCACCAAGTCAAAGCATTGTAAATTCCCTGGTCATCGGAAAATGGCGTGCCCTTCTTCCAATGAAAGAAATGATAAGTTACCTGAAGGGAGATGTAACAATCACCACACAGTCAGTAACTTGATTGGAGAGACGGAGACTATATATTTGCCGAAGAAAGACAATAAACCATACCAGATGAAGAAACTTCAATAGACTTCTATCCAAAATGTAAGATATTCAAAAGAAACTTCCGCAATACAGGTACCCCCTCTAAATAAGAATTACTTGAGAAGACATTAACTGAAATAAAGAAATTCCTGAATTATTGATCCCATCACATCAATCAATAACATTTTactcatttctcaaaaataacgTCCCGTGTCTAGAAGCCACAGTAACCAGATAATGTAGTCAAATATCTTCGAGAACAAGTATTTATCCCAGAAGCAGTAAATGCTGAGTTATATCATGCTGGACAATACGGCTTGTTGCCTTTGTGGCTTAATGTAAGGTTGCCTGAAGTAAgactaaagaagaaaaaggagattaCATAAAGATGCCAAAAGTGACTCATGGACTTATCACAGGCACTCCCTGACCAAAATTTCAGTATAGATCATCACTTTCACGATCATTAATCTGATTGCCAACATATAGAGGCAGGAGATTGTGCAAGATATTTAACATTTGCACACACAACCACAGCTGCAACAAACAGGAGTAATCAGCAATACTTGGGTTAAAATGATGAAGTTCAAGACTGAGAAACTTAGCAGAAATGGTACTCATGCACGTAGTACAGCCTATTAGAACACGACTATACAAAAGTGCCTTAAAATTATACGAGTGAAACGTATCAATACTGACAGTTCTAGGACACTATGGTGTATAATCAGCAGAAAGCTGGAGAAATAGATGTTATCCATACATTCATGGCACTATTCAGCAGACACTCATGCTGAAATTTCTGCCTGGCAGAATAGAAAGGCACAATCTCTTTCGTATTCAGCTCTTCTTCACTACTTGAAGGTAGGTTAATCACAATTCTCAATGAAATGATAATCTACAGCCTAGACACACTAATGCTAGCCAATGCTCCGAAAATCTGATAGGACACTCCAGAGTTCTGAATGTGATTATCAACCTACTTACAAGGAAACACCAGAAACACGGAAAAAATCCCAACTTATAGAACACCAACATAAAAATGAGACCCCCCCCTCTAAAGCCCACAACACCACTCTTTTTTCTTACCTGTAAGAGTGGACTATCCTTAAAAAGACACAAAAAGATGAATTCCCAATCGACCTACTTTTCTTTAACTCTTAATGCCAACAATCAAGGAGCCTAGGGACGCCCAAACTAATCCACTCCAAAATCCATTTACGATCGACTCCTTTAAATACTCAGCACCCTAATCCTCCAAGCAGCGACTCAACAGGCAGCAATGCGAAAACCTTAACGCCCCAGGTCACCACGCAACAAAGACAGATGACCGATCCTCAACCTCGATCGATCACTCGATTGACACAACACCGAAACTCCCCCCAGCTCCGGAATCGAAGAAAAcctgaaaaaaagataaaagggcgGGTAAAAAGAGACGTACGAGGAAGTGGGAGAGATTGACGATGGTCCAGGCCATCCCGGGCGAGCAATTGAAGAGCGAGAGGACAATCAGCCACGAGATGAACACGATGAGGATGTACGTCGTCCACACTCCAGGATACGTGAACCACTCGGTGTTCCTGTTCAGATCCGTCGGAGGCACCGCCTTCACGtacattctctctctcgcttcgtCTCCCTCCTTTCAATCCGATCCGATTTTCCGAATCAATCCAAGTATCGGGATGAGCGAAGAAGGAGAAACTCAGGACGACGGATTGTGATCGCGAGCTCCTGAAcggatcgatcgatcgatcgagaaGGACTGAGCCGATCGAATTggggaaataataaaaaaagggttcGTGAGATTCGTGAGGGAGGGGGGGCGAATGGTCAGCGTGGGAGACCGGCAAGAGGTTGAGATAGCGATGAATGAAACCCAGGGGGGAAAGACATCTCCTGTTTGGCTAAATAAAgagagaattttcattttttttcagtaggtttaatttaatttctattttattttaatgaGTTATAAATCGGAAAACCAACAAATTAATTTGATGGTTTTTTTGTCTCTCTAATTAATTGGCTTAAATTGCAGCAAGGCAATCATTAAAAATAGTCATCTTCATATGGCATCCTAGTAACAATTGGAATTTCGAAATCAATGAATTTTGATGCTGGTTCATATCCGTAGTTGGGGGACTAAACAAGAAATGGAATATCTTCGATTATTTAACTCGAATTACTTTTATATATCTGTGACGGGATGCGTCTTGTAGATGATTTTTCCTGATTTCAAGATCGTAGATTCCAGAAAGCGATTGAGCAAAATATCGTTTTTTGTATGAATTATGAAAGATTCGATATATTAAATAGGAGAAATTTTAGGGTACTACTTTGCATCTTACTATCTTAGATGTGATTCTTTTCGAAATTCATTTCTCAAACCCTCTTCTTCGAAAGAAAAGATCCTGCTAAGATTTTAACATTTTTGGCTAGATGTATGTATCTTGAATGTATGCTCGTTCGATATTCTGTGAGCGAATTAATGAGCATCAAATAGAATGATTAAAATGATTACTGCTTCCTTTAGATTTCTAGACACATTTGTTGGAATACATCATTTCATATTTTGACCTTTTCTTGTAAtcgttaacaaaaaaaagaaaagaacatgtctcgagttttaaaggattaaagaaaagtttagTGTGTGCATGAACATGAGcaactttcttttttggcagTCTTTATTTACCATCGGCACGAGCTCTTTGATGTTGCCTGACAACCAAATAGGTCCTCCAAAAGCCGCGTGCCTCCACCATTATAGAATCCCGTTGGTCATAAATGTCTACCTAAATTGTGGATATTTTACAAGAATAATAGTATTCttcgaaagaaaataaaaaaatatcttaatttatcatcatcaacaaaaatatttttcatcgactGTCATTCCGAGTgctacaagcgattatttttacaaaaatattcttgaaaaaatcattcatttccctCGAAATGAACAAGTACATAAAGAGCTCGATATTCCGGGTGGGGCCGAGTCCAACAACACAAtttccgccgccgccaccgccatctCCACCAGCACCTCCCTTCAATTCCAACCCACCACGGCACCACCGTCCTTTTCATTGCGCAAGTAAACTGGAGATGTTCATTCCACTTTCGGTAACTCGATctcttctgttttcttttaaGAGATTCTCGATCCACAATTTGAGCGGACGGATGGACAAGTAGCAATCGCATTCAAATGGAGGGACCGCTTGCTTGATGGACTTTTTCAAAGCATGAGGAGAGTCGTCACTTCACACAGGTTTCTCGAGCATACAAGAGGGTAAAGCTGTAAATTTACAGCTCTCGCTCCAAAACCATAGAATATTAGGCTCCGCTTATTTCTTTACAAAACATTTTCCCAAGAATAATCGACTATATTGTTTACAAAAtataaatgagcaaaaaaatatcttcatcgcTCACGAGACTGTTTGACTgttttaacaataaaaatattttatatcaactaattatttcaagcgacaaATGTgatcattctaaaaaaaataaaaataaaattcaagtcattaattttttacgaaacaaatagATGTTTAATCAAATGAACTGTTTTCTCCGATGCGGTTGACCTGCTGGCAAGGGCAACTCCGGGTTAGGGCCAAGACCAGAATCGAATATCAAGGACTAGAGAGCGAGCATAGAACGGAGCACGCGAGTCCAATCCCATGAATCAGGAAACAAGGACAGAGTGAACCGCTGAGAAGACGGCAATTAAGCATGAATCGGCAGAAGAAACGGCTGTAACTCTTACAAGTACCGTCCACGGCTTGAATCTGCTTCTAGTTTTGTAATCGAGGCACTTTTAAGCTTCATTAGAATGTGCTTCGTCAGCCCTTCGCTTGACTTTCTTTCGCTTGTATTATCCAGCACAGCGGCACATACACAGAAGTAGCTCAATCCACCTCCCATCTCCCCCGGTGCAAGCGGCATAAATGACGATGTCAAACATCTTCAGCCCTTCTTCCATCATTCAGACAAAATGACCCGTCATCGAATTAAGAATCCTCACAAGAATGAACAATCATTCAGAATCTGCTATAGTCACAAACATGTAATTAGTCATCACATAACGATTCGAAGTTAAAACTTAAGCTCCCATTAGGAACAGACAGCAAAGTCAGGAACTACCAAACTGGGCGGTAGCGGCCATGTTAAGCCTCCAAGGAGGTCCATCTGTACATACTGACCAATGCATTAAAAATGCACGTAGACAATACTTCACCAAGTAGTTCAAAGATACAACACACAAGAATGACTGGCGAATCTGTACACAAGATTTATTAACACGATTGAATAATCAAGGGGTACAACCACTGCTCAAAAACGCAAGAATAGTTCAAAGAGGAGAAATGGCAGACTATTTCCAGTTGAGAACTTCTGCCTCACTTGAGCTACTTAAGTGTCCACAGACCAACCAAATCCATGACCACGAACACAAGATGGACTACCAGTTCTCCTTTACTATTTTCGATTTCTCGAGAATGAACTTCCCTTCCTTGTACTTTTGAGTTTCTTCATACGCCCTTTCATACTTCCACCCCAGAACCTCGTGGCAATCAGAGCAGTATACATCTGCCACCGTGTGAAGGCCGGTCAAGAGCTGCCTGTCCTCCTTCGGTCCAACCATAACGTTCATTGCATGGGAGAACAAGAAAGCTCGACTGTTTCTTCCCTGACACCAACATAGTAGCAAATTTATTGAATTCTACCCCCTAGTTCATCACACTCCTGGTTGCAGCATGGTGACAACAATCACCAAAGCTTCAGTATCCTTCGTGTGAATTCTACTATCCACACTCTGCTCTAGCCAACATCATCAAGCTTATTTCATACCCTCTTATAAACAAAGAATTCAAAtggtttttggctttgaaattcaTGTCGTTTGTCTGAATTTTCTCGATACACTCCATACCCTTCTAACAGGTACTTTGACTCCACCCCACCAGCATGTCTAGTACTTAAACTTCGCAGTAACTTAAAACATCTAATACCTATCTCAAATCCGCCTTAGGAAAGGCGAGCCTATGGGGGCCTAGAGAGGTTCGCCACCCCTCAGCCTCTAGGTGTGGTGTAATCTTTCGAAATTGTTACCTTTGCTTCATCCCCTTGAGCAGAGATCCCCCACGATCTTTGGCTCGCAGGCCCCCCAACAACCCCCCCAACCAAACAATTCAGTCTAAACTTATGCACTAGCCACTCCTCGACTCTGACATTGGGCAGTTAATTAGTTTATCCAATTTCCATCCAAGGCAAAGGCCCCCATATTCCAGACCAACGCACGACCAGAGCAATGTAATGTAGAGTAAGTGATCAGATTTAAGAGGAAAACTAGTACTACCTGAAAACTTTTGGAAATGACATCGTCATGAAGCGCCACATGGTTTCGGCAATGACAGCAACAATACAGCCTCGGACCGATCACCTCCGCCATTGCCCCTACGCCAAACCACGAGCAACCAAACTACCTCGCACCTCCCTAAAGATCAAGCTCATCAAAAGAGAACGGCACAAAAGATTCTCAGTGCAGCTCTCCCCATTCTCAGCTCAGAGACCAGAGCAAATCACAAACTCAATCAGCATCAGGAAACCCTACCTACCTTCCTTCGAACAGGCTCGGGTTCCCGGGTCGACTCAGTCAGCGGCACCGACGAGAATCCAATTGAGGTCACAGGCACTCGATCGAAGAACTGAGGACGGTGAGCAAAAAAGGGAttcagaaaagggaaaggaatcGAGAAATGGAAGGAACCGGAACCGTTCCAACGGTAGATTCGCGGGGGGCGGAAAACGTAGATTGAAGCCGCGAAGTATCGAAACTCTTCGAATTCACGCTTCTTGCTCGAGGATTTACTGAGTGGCGAGCTGAACTCGCAGCTCGATCCGATCGATGGTTTCAATTTCAGCAGATGAACTGGTGGAccggagggagagggagagcgcGGGTGTGTATCGGAGGTCGGCGGAACTCCATGATTAGAAGACGGCAAGTTTCTTCTGGCGCCGCTGGACCCCGGAGTTTCGGCGGAATTACGAAAATGACCCGATGCCGAGCTGATCatcctccaaattttttttttattaagtccAATTAAAACAACTTAAAATTACGTTTGTTTCGCGACAAATTAGGGCGCCCATAATAAtacttttgcttcaaaaatcaacttccgatcagaaattaatttttctacttctgctttaAAAGTTGATTAATGGTCATAGAAATTTGTTTAgcaatagttgaaaatttctaattctaaaacattattaacagaaaatattctatgaaaaattattgtcggtcgCGTAAAactttctacttcattttcaaatttctttaaaaaataaaatttattattaaaaatatcatttacttttttaaaaaaattattatttattttttactctgcGCGGTTGGAGACTGCGATTCGACAACTGGAGACGGCGACTCGACAGCGGCGGCCGCGCGGTCGGAGACTGCAATTCGACAACCGGAGACGGCGACTTGACAGCGGCGGTTGGTGAAGGGAGGTGGGGGGCGGCGAGCAATGACTCGCGATCAAGGCCGGCGGTGGGTGATGGTTGGCGATAGTCACAGGCGGTgatgggtggtggtcggcggtggttggcgatggtcggcggttgtcGGTGGTCAGCAATGGGTGGCGATGGAAGTTGGCGAATGCGAGCCCGATCAAAAATAGGGTAAGGGCGTAATGAAAATAATGTGAGGCAAGAAGTACtctatgagtttttttttttttttttggtccaagaagtACTTATTGAATTGAGAAACTACTTTTTTGTATTTCTcatattgggaaaaaaataacttcggaagtagaaatattttttagaagtaaaagtttttaccaaacgaatttctactccataaatacttttggagcaaaaattcactttcagaagtgttaccatacgccCCCcttagttacttaaaaaaatactttcttaAAGATGGTTGTTTATGtatggcttgaaataattagtaaataaatACATTTTTATCATCAGcaacaatttatgtccaaatattAGGGATTAGTGATTTCATGTTTCGTCAAGTTAGGTTCAGTAAATGTTCTACCTAGAACATGAAACCCGCCCACCGAAATATATTCCACTTTTTTTGGAACCTTAAATCTACTATGTATACACAGTAACCTATCCGGTCACAGTTTCTAGGACTACCCAAGTACCACATGTattttaattgaacgattgcaatGAATTATCACATTTAATGACTATTGCTTACTACTATAATATACTGACCACAAATCATATTTAGATGCAcgaagaatagaaaaaattaacaaagtaaaagtctcagccATAAATATTACCGgaaattgaagctcaaactaATCCTTCCAAATTAGACATTCATTATCGAACGCCATGGAATACCTTAGGATTGCGCGAAGacatcatgctcacccctactaaaTGTTTTCGtagacgataaaaatatttccatttcaTTCTTTTTGCAAGTAATACAACTATCGTTTCTAAGGGAAtgatttttaaatcattcatctCCCACATATAAATTGGATCCTTATCCCTCCCACCCAACAAAGTTCACAGATTAAACCAACGCATACTGCTAATCCATCGGTCACCTGAATTCGAATTAACAGGAATCCATCATTATGAGTTAGATGATGTCGGGTTAAAATAAAGCCTTTCTGAATTCTCGACGTCACATTAGAGAATAGCTTTTGAATTAAACCGATTTATTATTTGCTTAGCTCTGTATCTGACTCGATCGTTGTTGTTGTTTAGCGTATTATACTGGTGTCCacaccaaaaaagaaatataggAGCAATGTAGCCGACATTCGTCGAAGAAAGCCTATCGAAGATACAAAAGGAGCGAAAAACATCCGTGTTGAGAAGAATTAGTCGATATAGAAGCACTTGGTCGACAAGAATATCACTTTAGTCGATGGAGCTTCCGACAAGAAATAGTTCGAGTGCTGGAGCAAAAGTGTGTACACGAGGAAGACTAATTTAGCCGATGGGAAAGAACCTGTAACGCAACAGTGACTATTGTAACCACATatttaaatatgaaattatttgtaAATTTACATTCAGCAACCGATTTTGTAACCGTCGACTGTAATGCATTCCTAATCAATTACGGAACTCGACGTTCTTTAGCAAATCTGTTATTGTCTTTACTTTCTGTGCAATTTACATCGCTAGAAACGGTTGTTCCCAGTGTTCGTACTTTCGAAATCTCTATCGATTACTTTGATACCCGGAATTTTACGGAAAAACCCTTCATAGTCTTGATCAAATACATATCGATCCATTCACAACTTCGAAACGGCATTTCATCTTCTTTCCGGGGGACGACGATTGGATGAGCTCGTGCttcatatttgagaaaatgccaTTTGGATCTTGGCATGATTTTTGTGGTTGGATCGTAGTGATCAAAAGGTCTTGGCAGATCTTGGCTCACATGGAGGTACCCTGGAGGCGCGGCGCTGCCACCACCGACGCGCAATTCTAgctggcaaaaagaaaatcaattaattgattaattaataattGATGCAACTATTAAACcttgaaattaccaaaaaaaggagGCATCCAGCAACAGCATGCAGGATTTCTGGGACCACCCATGGGTAATCTAAACCTAAATCTTTGTTCTATTATTgttcttgttcctttttttaGAAATCGGGTACTGTTAGTATGACATTATGATATTATAACTATGAAATGCTACCATAAaattagatatatatatatttttcatttatattaaTTGTGATTGAGATTGTATTTTTATATCGTTAGACCGTTAACTCCTCAAATCCtttgaaaatcaagaaagacggctcaaaaaaaaaaaattacttatcctttttcttggagttctaaaaaaaaaatcatttttttaatcgaaaaagaaaattcaataaGGGGTCCAAtgcaatttgtaagatttaaATTTTATTCTCTCGTGCTCTGCTGCAAAGAATTACAAcggttgaaaagaaaaaaaaaaaatcgtactaCATGCAGAATTTCTTGAACAAGTAAATAGCTGAACTTGGCAAAGATTGAACGATGCTCAACTCCAAATTTCTGCTCCTCACATGAACCAGCTGCCGCCGTCGGTGGTGGCATACACAATGAGTCCGATCGCCATCACTGCAAGCGCCGGGATACCCCGCGAATGCGCCGAGGATGATCCCACCGGTATCGACCCGAACACGGTGGGGTAGGAGGGGGAGATGTCGGGCAACGCGCCGGGCCCGTCGGACGCCGACGGGGAGTAGGCCGATCCGTTCGCGTACAGCACGGAGATCTGGAGCTTCTGCTTCTTCTCGCAGTGGCCGGCGGCGCCGCTGGTGAAGTAGAACACGCCGGGGGAGGTTGCGTTGAAGAGGGAGTTGCCGTCGCTCATGTACAGGATCGGATCCGTGACGTTGCAGGCGTCGTAGGCTTGCCGCGTCACCTGGACCACCGAATCCTGGCTGGGCGGGTACAGGAACACTGCATTTGGCGGAAACGAATGTATCATTTTCGGAGCTTTTCGACTCGACTAATCTCTAACCGATTCGCCCGCCGCCGAGTTCCGGCGATGCGACTCGAGTTTcgatgcgagagagagagagagagagcttacaGAGGGAATCGCCGAGCTTGAAGGAGTGGTACTTGGACCACTGGGCGTAGACTTGAGAGTCGGATTCGGCGGGGATTCCCCAAGCGTCCAGGTCGCCGACCTTGTACTGGTAGGAGAAGACCTGCGCTGAGATCAGAAGAAGATGGAGGGCGCAGAGAAGCTGGGAGCTCGGGCTTCTGAGAAtcgccatttttcttttgtacgctaagcttttttttttttttagcttttctgcTTCTCAGAAGAACCTCAGGAGGGAGGCACAAGACTTGGGAGAGGGGGagaaaatcttttattggtTCAGTCAGAGTCCAGATTGGTGGAGAAGAAGGGGAGGGGGCGAGTTCTGGTGAATTTACCACATTGCCCCTCTCATGGGCTCCTTagcttaatttattttttactggTATAAAGTTCACTGCTTTGCTATGAAAAGAAGATGCGATTGACCACCTTTATCTGTTCTTTCTGTAAAGAAAGGCTCGAGAATTGCACCATAGGAGCCCCAAAAAAGGCTCTTTGACAGCTTAACGTGTTTTCAAACGCGCAACTTCAGGGCGGGAAGAGAGTTCAATCCGTAATTCTACTTCACTGCTATGGACATCTGGGGGAGTGTAGTGTGAATTTCGTTAACGGATAGCCTCCGAAACGCTTATACGGTCCCACAATCAAGGTCTTTTTTTAGCGACGGTACTCGACCCCGCTAGCGAAATTCTCATAATATTAGCATAAGAGGAAGGTGAAACATTAGACAAAGGGGGGCAGATCTGTCGGGAAGATAAAAAGGAGCTCATCAAGAATGATATTGGGAAAATCTCTTTGCCGATGGCAAATGAGTAATACCCATCACAAGGGCAAAGCCCccactaaaaagaaaaaatgcctGATCTCTCTATAAATCAGTGGTAGGGACAAAATTGGGAAACCGGAAACCGAGCAAGAAGACCAAATTGACCAATGATAGCACATGGTCCAGTTGGATAGTCATATTCAAGAATAAAACACATTATTATTTGATGAGTTTGAGAATGGACATCAAGAAAATCATCATGTGGTGTTGGCAGAGGAGCATAGTGAGAAGCCTGCCTGTCTCCCCCGCCTCACGTAGTGTCGTCACATGGGTGTTTGGGAGCGTCCATGATGAGCAAAGACGATGTTTTGGTGAGAGAATGAAGGGAAGGGATTCAATTTGCTTTGTTCCTGTTGACAGTTTATGAAAGATTGGGAACGTCGTTATTTgcttgtgtattttttttttttaggtgtcCAGTCTTATCTGGAGGctcatttatttcacgaaaaaatgcGATAAttatggaaaatgatttttgagaattcattttcaaggaaaataattaGCTTTCCTTTGTTTAGTGATATGTGACCGAAGCCGTTTTCTAGTGTTTGGACTcgattcgaaaaataattttcaatttcacgACTTTATCTCGGGCGAAAAGAACATtgattttctaagtatttttttcatttgaatggtttttattatttttatttatttattttttaaagggCGAGAGGCTCGAGCGTCGCCAATCCGGCCACCGAAAAAGGCCGACAACCGgcatacaaaaaaataaaataataaatataaaaaatgaaaaggagaaattccgaaaagtatttttctctttagatataggaattcactttcctaaatTCATACATGGATATTTTCGTTGAACGGGAACGTCGAGAAGTGTTTTCCGTtaaaatgaccaacttttggTTGTTATTGGCTTgcgtaaatcttttttttttttgtttaatcttcTTCGATAGTGCGTTCATTTCACGAAAACTCAATAAttaaggaaaatcattttcaaaaaatcatttttaggaaaataattagtttttctttgttttatgaTATGcgatagaaaatgttttctaattttCAGATCTTATTTGGAatatgatttcaatctcatgacatTATTATCTCatgcaaaagaaattaaattttgataattttttatttttatttttatattacttttgtttatttttatttatttattatttaatttttaagggGCGAGACGCTCGAGCGTTGCTAATTTGACCAAGGGAAAGGCTGGCGaccggcggaggaagaagaggaaaaaaatttaaaaaatagaaagaagcaATTTCGAATGTGTTTTCAtttcacctctttaaatttagaaattcactttcctaaattttataaatgaatattttcgttgatcggaaaatgttttccgttgACAAATAATTTTCGGCGAACCAAAGCGATGAAAGTCCCGAAAAACAATTTTCTTGAATCAAACACACCGTACGATACAGTTAAAATTGGGTAACCTTAAATGGCCAGTAACATTCGATCTAGCAAAATATATAAACTGAGCATCATCCTCGATAGGAACCGAACAATCATTATCTACAAATGAACTGTCTGTGATGCAACTTTGCCCTgccatttgaatatttgaagAACATGAGATACACAATTGTTTCCGCTTCCTCAGCTGAACTTCTTCACCATGCGTGCACTTGTTTTAATTTTAACTAGTATCTCATATCAACCTGAGTGGCCTCTTTCCATTTGAATACGTAGACATAGTGCACCTCAATATGTTGGAGATTACTGGAAATACATTGATTATGTCGTACAGAAACTGTTTCTGATCATAAAAACAAGAGCTCGACTGTACCGATTTCATGTGTGATAGGCACGAGATTCGTGAGCACTCCGTCCAGATTCTCGACAGTAGAAATACATTTGATTGAGCAATGATCATGGTTCAAAATCCTAGATCGAAACTTGGATGCTTGGCCTTCACTTTCAATGGATCCCTATCTCCTTCAGGAGCCGTCCTTTTGTGATTAGCATCATCATGAGAACCGTGTGAAAGAGATGCGTCTGAAGCAAAGATTATTGCTGCTGCAGCATTTGGGGTCAGCTTGCTCATGAGAAGGCTGTAAACTATAATTGGAGCAGATGTATATATGCTAGTCATACAGAGCTCAGTGCGATTGAGAATGTCCATCAGGTAAATAACGAACTAGGTCTGGACTGGAATGTATTAGAGAATTCAAGGAGGTCCTGATGCATCTAGTTCGAAAATTCCCTACAAGCAGTTGCTATCTGCTGCTAACCTGCTTGAGCTTGGACACTAGTTTGCACCAACGAGTTTCAACAAATATCAAAACTCACTAAAGTTCTAAATGGAGTAGGACAAGTAGCTGTGAAATACCTGGGAGTTGCCAATTCCGAAGCCCAACGTAGAGTGAAATTCGTTGAAATCAGAGGCTGAGTTTGATGAGATTTTACAATGTCAGATGAGGAAACATAAAGTACGAGAAAGCTAacat
This sequence is a window from Rhodamnia argentea isolate NSW1041297 chromosome 3, ASM2092103v1, whole genome shotgun sequence. Protein-coding genes within it:
- the LOC115748043 gene encoding ORM1-like protein 2, translated to MYVKAVPPTDLNRNTEWFTYPGVWTTYILIVFISWLIVLSLFNCSPGMAWTIVNLSHFLVTYHFFHWKKGTPFSDDQGIYNALTWWEQIDNGKQLTRNRKFLTVVPVVLYLIASHTTDYKNPMLFLNTLAVFVLVVAKFPNMHKVRIFGINGDH
- the LOC115748024 gene encoding protein yippee-like At4g27745 yields the protein MAEVIGPRLYCCCHCRNHVALHDDVISKSFQGRNSRAFLFSHAMNVMVGPKEDRQLLTGLHTVADVYCSDCHEVLGWKYERAYEETQKYKEGKFILEKSKIVKENW
- the LOC115748023 gene encoding early nodulin-like protein 1 — its product is MAILRSPSSQLLCALHLLLISAQVFSYQYKVGDLDAWGIPAESDSQVYAQWSKYHSFKLGDSLLFLYPPSQDSVVQVTRQAYDACNVTDPILYMSDGNSLFNATSPGVFYFTSGAAGHCEKKQKLQISVLYANGSAYSPSASDGPGALPDISPSYPTVFGSIPVGSSSAHSRGIPALAVMAIGLIVYATTDGGSWFM